A genomic window from Ruminiclostridium cellulolyticum H10 includes:
- a CDS encoding acyl-[acyl-carrier-protein] thioesterase yields MEPLSIYKKNYHVDYGDADFYKRLKLSYLFNYFQNIAGLHSENTNVGIRKLQNDYGAAWVMTRMLMDINRMPECNEEISIETWPVEPKKKMIDRNFIVRDMDGSILASAISTWVILDMEKREMVRIDSVIPPQYPEFLKSKAIDRKFDKLKPSGQLQPAYKKLVGFSDIDINGHVNNAKYIDYILDCFTVEKHGEYRVKSIQINYVNEAVAGDIISLYKDTVDMDGSDKAVYITGINEVDGKVNFESHIRVQ; encoded by the coding sequence ATGGAACCACTTTCGATATACAAAAAGAACTATCATGTAGATTACGGTGACGCAGATTTTTATAAAAGATTAAAACTCAGTTATCTTTTTAATTACTTTCAGAATATTGCAGGTCTCCATTCAGAGAATACAAATGTTGGTATAAGGAAATTACAAAATGATTACGGTGCTGCGTGGGTCATGACTCGCATGTTAATGGACATAAACAGGATGCCGGAATGCAATGAAGAAATTTCAATTGAAACATGGCCTGTTGAGCCTAAAAAAAAGATGATTGATAGAAACTTTATTGTACGGGACATGGATGGAAGTATTCTTGCCAGTGCAATCTCTACCTGGGTTATACTGGATATGGAGAAACGTGAGATGGTCAGAATCGATTCCGTTATTCCGCCCCAGTATCCTGAATTTCTTAAATCAAAGGCGATAGACAGAAAATTTGATAAGCTAAAGCCTTCGGGGCAGTTGCAGCCGGCTTATAAAAAGCTTGTAGGATTTAGTGACATAGATATCAACGGTCACGTTAATAATGCAAAATATATTGACTATATATTAGACTGCTTTACGGTAGAAAAACATGGAGAGTATCGTGTTAAATCTATCCAAATAAATTATGTAAACGAAGCAGTTGCGGGAGATATTATTTCATTATACAAGGATACTGTTGATATGGATGGCAGTGACAAGGCTGTATATATTACAGGAATAAATGAGGTTGACGGGAAGGTTAATTTTGAATCACACATCAGGGTGCAATAA
- the lepB gene encoding signal peptidase I, whose protein sequence is MKILKELLSWAGTILGSVILALIVIIFIFQPTSVDGHSMDNTLHDKDKIIINKTQNIFRSKPNYGDIVIIDSRVDRKRTFWDNVIDPLKYNILVSRFSDNNQQVFWVKRVIGKAGDELQFKDGKVIRNGTPLEEPYIREPMLYQSEDTIKVPEDSVFVMGDNRNESKDSRMIGPIPQDHIVGKYLFKLG, encoded by the coding sequence ATGAAGATTTTGAAAGAATTATTAAGCTGGGCGGGAACAATACTGGGGTCTGTTATTTTGGCATTAATAGTTATAATTTTTATATTCCAGCCAACCAGTGTGGATGGGCATTCGATGGATAATACTTTGCACGATAAAGACAAAATAATCATAAATAAAACACAGAATATATTCCGCAGTAAACCAAATTACGGAGATATAGTTATAATTGACAGCAGAGTAGACAGAAAAAGAACCTTTTGGGACAATGTAATAGATCCCCTGAAATATAACATACTTGTATCCAGATTTTCTGATAATAATCAGCAGGTGTTCTGGGTTAAGAGAGTGATAGGTAAGGCCGGAGATGAGTTGCAGTTTAAAGACGGAAAAGTTATCCGTAACGGTACTCCTCTTGAAGAACCATACATAAGAGAGCCAATGTTGTATCAATCAGAAGATACAATAAAGGTTCCCGAGGATTCAGTATTTGTTATGGGAGACAATAGAAATGAAAGTAAGGATAGCCGAATGATAGGTCCTATACCACAGGATCACATAGTAGGTAAATATTTATTCAAGCTTGGATAA
- a CDS encoding YdcF family protein → MKKGLLRIFLYLLAVAGITDTIIIAKRSGGMDLGILLPAVGGACIILWALFKKTGLYRKKQNLFGKLIKVFTGLFLVWLVSFIIITAIIITSAIPDKEQQVDSVIVLGAGLKGETPTLVLKKRLDYTLEYYKLNPDVRIIVSGGQGKGETITEAEAMKRYLVKHNIHENIILKEERSTSTYENMQYSKNLYENTMGKPLGKVMIITNDFHMFRAKILAKRAGLKPYGISSGTPWYLYPNVCLREYFALFKSLLLDR, encoded by the coding sequence ATGAAAAAAGGACTTCTAAGGATATTTTTGTATCTATTGGCTGTCGCAGGTATAACGGACACTATTATTATTGCCAAAAGAAGTGGCGGTATGGATCTAGGCATCTTGCTTCCAGCAGTAGGCGGAGCTTGCATAATACTTTGGGCATTGTTTAAGAAAACTGGATTATACAGGAAAAAACAAAATTTATTCGGCAAGCTGATAAAAGTATTTACAGGTCTGTTTCTGGTTTGGCTTGTTTCTTTTATTATTATTACCGCTATCATAATAACCTCTGCAATTCCAGATAAGGAGCAGCAGGTTGACAGTGTAATAGTATTGGGGGCAGGTCTGAAAGGTGAAACGCCGACGCTGGTTTTGAAGAAACGGCTTGATTATACCTTGGAATACTATAAACTTAACCCTGATGTGAGGATTATAGTTTCTGGAGGTCAGGGTAAAGGTGAAACTATAACGGAAGCCGAGGCAATGAAAAGGTATCTGGTGAAGCATAATATACATGAAAATATTATTTTAAAAGAAGAACGATCTACCAGCACATATGAAAATATGCAGTATTCAAAAAATTTATATGAAAATACCATGGGCAAGCCCCTTGGCAAGGTAATGATCATAACTAATGATTTTCACATGTTCAGAGCAAAGATACTTGCAAAAAGAGCCGGACTGAAACCTTATGGAATCAGTTCCGGCACCCCATGGTATTTATACCCAAATGTTTGTTTGCGTGAATACTTTGCTTTATTCAAGTCTCTGTTGTTAGACAGGTAA
- a CDS encoding GerMN domain-containing protein, with product MNNSKKLKTIVAVLFCFIVILVALLVYAVGRSKEPSESSSTPSNSSMTASQTTESQKTASQTTAAKTTSVNETLELKLYYYDADDYEKPKEIRNITLDKKLYETDMTSAINNVLSSTDIKINKAVLDGKKITIDLPKETVKKFNSGSAGGITHTNILAMTVLNLPGVEQMQVTVDGEAGIESDHFSFNGTFIKPEEGKKYTFSPSDNPGKTLEFN from the coding sequence ATGAATAATTCAAAGAAATTAAAAACTATCGTGGCTGTTCTTTTTTGCTTTATTGTAATTTTGGTAGCATTGCTTGTATATGCTGTAGGTCGGTCGAAGGAACCCTCTGAATCTTCAAGTACTCCTTCGAACTCATCAATGACAGCATCACAAACTACAGAGTCACAAAAAACAGCATCACAGACAACAGCAGCAAAAACAACTTCAGTTAATGAAACATTGGAACTTAAGCTTTACTATTACGATGCTGACGATTATGAAAAACCAAAGGAAATCCGTAATATCACTCTTGATAAAAAATTATACGAAACAGATATGACTTCTGCAATAAACAATGTTTTGTCTTCTACCGATATCAAAATCAACAAGGCGGTTTTGGATGGAAAGAAAATTACAATTGATTTGCCCAAAGAGACTGTAAAAAAGTTTAATTCAGGCAGTGCAGGGGGTATAACCCATACCAACATACTTGCAATGACAGTACTGAACCTACCGGGGGTTGAACAAATGCAGGTAACTGTGGACGGAGAAGCAGGTATTGAGTCTGACCATTTTAGCTTTAACGGTACTTTTATTAAACCTGAAGAGGGTAAAAAGTACACTTTTAGTCCGTCAGATAATCCGGGAAAAACTCTTGAGTTTAATTAA